A stretch of the Papaver somniferum cultivar HN1 chromosome 6, ASM357369v1, whole genome shotgun sequence genome encodes the following:
- the LOC113291731 gene encoding zinc finger MYM-type protein 1-like, with amino-acid sequence MVTSLRKEKSGHEKVLKKRKELALKESQIGALNRFLVKIEPIIVPHSIENENVVTSLDHNEIGNDPNLIDNDREEVANIVVKMKRFMIVKKGQLRDKNIRKGPNSKGSRYFSSTYYTRALPNGEEHDRKWLVYSKEMDKAFCFCCKLFKNDSRTCALSNEGFNDWIHFSRTLSKHENCKVHNVNMRLWLELRERLELNDTIDRKLQRQISEDKEHWKQVLKRFISVVKYLSIHNLAFRGTNEKVYENSNRNFLGLIEMIAEWDPVMKEHMRRIKNNEIQYTYLSSKIQTELIDLLASKIKSVIIQKIKAAKESPIKIQEYFMGFLKVVDTTAQGLFDVLKSVLEDLDLDINNIRGQGYDNGANMSG; translated from the exons ATGGTTACGagtttaagaaaagaaaagtctgGTCATGAGAAAGTtttaaaaaagagaaaagagcTAGCCTTAAAGGAATCACAAATAGGAGCTTTAAATAGATTTCTTGTTAAGATTGAACCTATAATAGTTCCACATTcaattgaaaatgaaaatgttGTTACCAGTTTGGACCATAATGAAATAGGAAATGATCCCAACCTCATCGATAATGACCGTGAAGAAGTGGCTAACATAGTTGTCAAAATGAAGAGATTTATGATAG TGAAAAAGGGTCAACTTAGGGATAAGAATATAAGAAAAGGACCCAACAGTAAAGGATCTAGATACTTTTCTTCAACCTATTACACTAGAGCTTTACCTAATGGTGAAGAACATGATAGAAAATGGCTGGTATATTCAAAAGAGATGGATAAAGCATTTTGTTTTTGCTGTAAATTGTTTAAAAATGATTCTCGTACATGTGCTTTATCAAATGAAGGGTTTAATGATTGGATTCATTTTAGCCGAACTCTTAGTAAGCATGAGAATTGTAAAGTACACAATGTTAACATGAGACTTTGGCTTGAACTACGTGAAAGGCTAGAGTTAAATGATACAATTGATAGGAAACTTCAACGTCAGATTAGTGAAGATAAGGAACATTGGAAGCAAGTATTGAAGAGATTTATTTCTGTTGTGAAATATCTTAGCATACATAACTTGGCTTTTCGAGGAACAAATGAGAAAGTTTATGAAAATAGTAATAGAAATTTTTTAGGTTTGATTGAAATGATTGCTGAGTGGGATCCGGTAATGAAAGAACATatgagaagaattaaaaataatgaAATTCAGTACACTTATCTTAGTTCTAAGATTCAAACTGAGTTGATTGATTTGTTAGCTTCTAAAATCAAAAGTGTCATCATTCAGAAAATTAAGGCTGCCAA AGAAAGTCCAATAAAAATTCAAGAATACTTCATGGGATTCTTAAAAGTAGTTGACACAACTGCACAAGGACTATTTGATGTACTGAAAAGTGTTTTGGAAGATCTTGATCTTGACATTAACAACATTCGTGGGCAAGGATATGATAATGGGGCAAATATGAGTGGATGA